From Ramlibacter tataouinensis, the proteins below share one genomic window:
- a CDS encoding antibiotic biosynthesis monooxygenase family protein, with protein sequence MSAFNAVRFRVKPGREQDFIEAHRKAEAKFDGFVKGVLVKTGDRTYCFIGEWNSMDNIVAARPAMITLLDSFRDYLEDLGGGLGVTDPVSGEAVVTMS encoded by the coding sequence ATGAGCGCATTCAATGCCGTTCGTTTCCGCGTCAAGCCCGGCCGCGAGCAGGACTTCATCGAGGCGCACCGCAAGGCCGAAGCCAAGTTCGACGGCTTCGTGAAAGGCGTGCTGGTGAAGACGGGCGATCGCACCTACTGCTTCATCGGCGAGTGGAACTCGATGGACAACATCGTCGCGGCCCGGCCCGCGATGATCACGCTGCTGGACTCCTTCCGCGACTACCTCGAGGACTTGGGCGGCGGCCTGGGTGTGACCGACCCCGTGTCGGGCGAGGCCGTGGTAACGATGTCCTAG
- a CDS encoding TRAP transporter small permease, producing the protein MTSAVSRVYGRLLAGLALAGCFILLAMMLVIVADVLLRNVAIPGLPRGLAWSNEISELMLYLITMCVSPWLLRQGQHIRVDILLQAIPKPVAWALECVGDIIGLACCVFMAWYGARAAWSSFSSGAVNIKTLVTPEWWALAPLPVMFVLLAIEMLFRMDRLYAGERAPRQDAVSAG; encoded by the coding sequence GTGACCAGCGCCGTCTCGCGGGTCTACGGCCGGCTGCTGGCCGGCCTCGCGCTGGCCGGCTGCTTCATCCTGCTGGCCATGATGCTGGTCATCGTGGCCGATGTGCTGCTGCGAAACGTCGCCATCCCGGGCCTGCCGCGTGGCCTGGCCTGGAGCAACGAGATTTCGGAGCTGATGCTCTACCTGATCACCATGTGCGTGTCGCCCTGGCTGCTGCGCCAGGGCCAGCACATCCGGGTCGACATCCTGCTGCAGGCGATTCCCAAGCCGGTCGCCTGGGCGCTGGAATGCGTGGGCGACATCATCGGGCTCGCCTGCTGCGTCTTTATGGCCTGGTACGGGGCGCGCGCCGCCTGGTCCAGCTTCAGCAGCGGCGCGGTCAACATCAAGACGCTGGTGACGCCGGAGTGGTGGGCACTGGCGCCGCTGCCGGTGATGTTCGTGCTGCTGGCCATCGAGATGCTGTTCCGGATGGACCGCCTGTATGCAGGAGAGCGGGCGCCGCGCCAGGACGCGGTCAGCGCCGGCTGA
- a CDS encoding GIY-YIG nuclease family protein — MAESLSSTVRRARIREFKDAFPPMGVYAVRNSATGRAWVGASRNVDGALNRIRFELQMHGHRDRSLADEWARHGAQSFRFEVLERVRKRDDPAFDYEAELQALLALWTEELGASGEGGQA; from the coding sequence ATGGCTGAATCCCTTTCCTCCACTGTCCGGCGCGCTCGCATCCGCGAGTTCAAGGATGCGTTCCCGCCCATGGGCGTCTATGCGGTACGCAACAGCGCCACCGGCCGCGCCTGGGTCGGCGCGAGCCGCAACGTGGACGGCGCGCTCAACCGCATACGCTTCGAGCTGCAGATGCACGGCCATCGAGACCGCAGCCTGGCCGACGAGTGGGCGCGTCACGGTGCGCAGAGCTTCCGCTTCGAGGTGCTGGAGCGTGTGCGCAAGCGCGACGACCCGGCGTTCGACTACGAGGCCGAGCTGCAAGCCCTGCTGGCCTTGTGGACCGAGGAACTCGGCGCATCCGGCGAAGGCGGGCAGGCATGA
- a CDS encoding PAS domain-containing sensor histidine kinase, with protein sequence MARTQMRAQAEPIVPPQPSSQAAASGRGWTASTTEAERLRLFISSVKDYAIFMLSPEGEVVSWNAGAQRFKGYTAQEIIGQHFSRFYTEEDRAAGVPENALKLAREAGQFEAEGWRVRKDGSRFWANVVIDPIRDERGELVGFAKITRDITDRKLAQEALRQSEERFRILVQGVTDYAIYMLSPEGEITNWNAGARRIKGYAEHEVVGTNFSRFYTEEDRATGLPQRALAQAAEKGRFEAEGWRVRKDGSRFWAHVLIDPIRNELGELIGFAKVTRDITERKNAATELEQAREALFQAQKLEAIGKLTGGVAHDFNNLLNVVTNGLSSLRERLRDPADIRMLDAMDKAASRGTALTRQLLSFARQQPLRPEPQELNQLITSFEAVLRRGSRSAISFDLDLAAGLPQVLVDSALFESALLNLVVNARDATPDGGSIVLSTRVVELKERQVGALTAGPYVAVAVQDTGTGMPADVVARAVEPFFTTKEVGKGTGLGLSQVVGMAQQSGGDLGIHSRVGQGTTITMYFPALPATAAPSEAGKGGTEKVLVVDDQPEVLEVTSELFRILGFEVLVANSGQQALEMLQRTPDVRLILSDMVMPGMNGLQLGQKAKELVPGVKLILASGYTDAAIGNGMNLAGFHFLPKPYRMGDLVKKLRSIGLASERGSP encoded by the coding sequence ATGGCACGAACCCAGATGAGAGCTCAGGCGGAGCCCATAGTGCCGCCGCAGCCGTCCAGCCAGGCTGCGGCATCGGGCCGTGGCTGGACCGCGTCGACCACCGAGGCCGAGCGTTTGCGCCTGTTCATCTCATCGGTCAAGGACTACGCCATCTTCATGCTCTCGCCCGAGGGCGAGGTCGTGAGCTGGAATGCCGGCGCCCAGCGGTTCAAGGGCTACACGGCGCAGGAGATCATCGGGCAGCATTTCTCGCGCTTCTACACCGAGGAGGACCGCGCAGCCGGTGTCCCGGAGAATGCGCTGAAGCTGGCCCGGGAAGCCGGCCAGTTCGAGGCCGAGGGCTGGCGGGTGCGCAAGGACGGCTCGCGCTTCTGGGCGAACGTGGTCATCGACCCGATCCGCGACGAGCGCGGCGAGTTGGTCGGTTTTGCCAAGATCACCCGCGACATCACCGACAGGAAGCTGGCCCAGGAGGCGCTGCGACAAAGCGAAGAGCGCTTTCGCATCCTCGTGCAGGGTGTCACGGACTACGCCATCTACATGCTCTCGCCCGAGGGCGAGATCACCAATTGGAATGCCGGCGCGCGGCGCATCAAGGGTTACGCCGAGCACGAGGTGGTCGGCACCAACTTCTCGCGCTTCTACACCGAGGAGGACCGCGCCACCGGCCTGCCGCAGCGCGCGCTGGCGCAGGCGGCGGAGAAAGGCCGCTTCGAAGCCGAGGGATGGCGCGTTCGGAAGGACGGGTCCCGGTTCTGGGCGCATGTGCTGATCGACCCGATTCGCAACGAGCTCGGCGAGCTCATCGGCTTCGCCAAGGTCACGCGCGACATCACCGAACGCAAGAATGCCGCCACCGAACTGGAGCAGGCGCGCGAGGCCCTGTTCCAGGCACAAAAGCTGGAAGCCATCGGCAAACTCACCGGCGGTGTGGCGCACGACTTCAACAACCTCCTGAACGTGGTGACCAACGGCCTCTCCAGCTTGCGGGAGCGGCTGCGCGACCCGGCGGACATCCGGATGCTGGACGCCATGGACAAGGCTGCCAGCCGCGGCACCGCCCTGACCCGGCAGCTCCTGAGCTTTGCCCGCCAGCAACCCCTGCGGCCGGAGCCCCAGGAGCTGAACCAGCTCATCACCTCCTTCGAGGCAGTGCTTCGGCGCGGAAGCCGCAGTGCGATCAGTTTCGATCTCGACCTCGCCGCCGGGCTGCCGCAGGTGCTGGTCGACTCGGCACTGTTCGAGTCCGCGCTGCTCAATCTCGTCGTCAACGCGCGCGATGCCACGCCGGACGGCGGAAGCATCGTCCTGTCGACACGCGTGGTCGAGTTGAAGGAGCGGCAGGTCGGCGCGCTGACGGCCGGGCCGTATGTAGCGGTCGCCGTCCAGGACACCGGCACCGGCATGCCAGCGGACGTGGTGGCTCGCGCCGTGGAGCCGTTCTTCACGACCAAGGAGGTCGGCAAGGGAACCGGGCTCGGCTTGAGCCAGGTTGTCGGCATGGCGCAGCAATCCGGCGGCGACCTCGGCATCCATTCCCGCGTCGGGCAGGGCACCACCATCACCATGTACTTCCCGGCGCTTCCTGCCACCGCGGCGCCGAGCGAGGCCGGGAAAGGCGGGACGGAAAAGGTCCTGGTCGTGGACGATCAACCCGAGGTGCTCGAAGTCACCTCGGAGCTGTTCCGCATCCTGGGCTTCGAGGTGCTGGTGGCGAATTCAGGCCAGCAAGCCCTCGAGATGCTGCAGCGAACGCCCGATGTGCGCCTGATCCTGAGCGACATGGTGATGCCGGGCATGAACGGCCTGCAGCTGGGACAAAAGGCCAAGGAGTTAGTTCCCGGCGTCAAGTTGATCCTGGCTTCGGGCTACACCGATGCGGCGATCGGCAATGGAATGAACCTGGCGGGATTCCATTTCCTGCCCAAGCCCTATCGCATGGGGGATCTGGTGAAGAAGCTGCGCTCGATCGGACTGGCCTCGGAGCGAGGATCTCCCTAG
- a CDS encoding TRAP transporter large permease has protein sequence MGNWTVAAWLMLGGSTVLLFIGMPVALTFITVNIVGAWLYMGGEAGLAQLARSSVGSVATFSLTPIPLFVLMGEVLFHTGLALKVIEGIERLIRRLPGRLAIVAVVAGTVFSAISGSTIATTAMLGSLMLPVMLSKGYHPTLATGPIMAIGAVDMLIPPSALTVLLGSLSGISISKLLIGGVLPGVILSIAFVLWILARVTITPSLAPRGDQDTIHRGWERWRLFFAYVLPTLSIFAVVVGALAQGWATPTECAALGAFATLVLAAAYRALSWDALLKALKGTAGISGMILFIILGATTFAQILSFSGASNGLVQLIMGQGWSTGAIVAGMMLILIFLGIFVDQVSMMMITLPIFMPIVQSLGIDAVWFGVMFLICMQLGLLLPPHGLLLMTMRGVAPPSVTMGHIFRAVVPYVAISLLLLAAVFWLPGIATALPRWMG, from the coding sequence ATGGGAAACTGGACTGTCGCCGCCTGGCTGATGCTCGGCGGCTCCACCGTGCTGCTGTTCATCGGCATGCCGGTGGCACTGACCTTCATCACGGTGAACATCGTCGGCGCCTGGCTGTACATGGGCGGCGAGGCCGGCCTGGCGCAGCTGGCCCGCAGCAGCGTGGGTTCGGTGGCGACCTTTTCGCTCACGCCCATCCCGCTGTTCGTGCTGATGGGCGAGGTGCTGTTCCACACCGGCCTGGCCCTGAAGGTGATCGAAGGCATCGAGCGCCTGATCCGGCGGCTGCCGGGCCGGCTCGCCATTGTCGCGGTCGTGGCGGGTACCGTGTTCTCCGCCATCTCCGGCTCCACCATCGCCACCACGGCCATGCTGGGCTCGCTGATGCTGCCGGTGATGCTTTCCAAGGGCTACCACCCCACACTGGCCACCGGGCCGATCATGGCGATCGGCGCCGTCGACATGCTGATCCCGCCGTCGGCCCTGACGGTGCTGCTGGGGTCGCTGTCCGGCATCTCGATCTCCAAGCTGCTGATCGGCGGGGTGCTGCCGGGCGTCATCCTGTCGATCGCGTTCGTGCTGTGGATCCTGGCGCGCGTGACCATCACGCCCTCGCTGGCGCCCAGGGGCGACCAGGACACGATTCACCGCGGCTGGGAACGCTGGCGGCTCTTCTTCGCCTACGTGCTGCCGACGCTGTCGATCTTCGCGGTGGTGGTGGGCGCGCTCGCCCAGGGCTGGGCCACGCCGACCGAGTGCGCCGCGCTGGGCGCGTTCGCGACCCTGGTGCTGGCCGCGGCCTATCGCGCGCTCAGCTGGGACGCCTTGCTGAAGGCGCTCAAGGGCACCGCCGGCATCTCGGGGATGATCCTGTTCATCATCCTGGGCGCCACCACCTTTGCGCAGATCCTGTCCTTCTCGGGCGCGAGCAACGGCCTGGTGCAGCTGATCATGGGCCAGGGCTGGTCCACCGGCGCCATCGTGGCCGGCATGATGCTGATCCTGATCTTCCTGGGGATCTTCGTCGACCAGGTGAGCATGATGATGATCACGCTGCCGATCTTCATGCCCATCGTGCAGAGCCTGGGCATCGACGCGGTGTGGTTCGGCGTGATGTTCCTGATCTGCATGCAGCTGGGGCTGCTGCTGCCGCCCCATGGCCTGCTGCTGATGACCATGCGCGGTGTCGCGCCGCCCTCGGTCACCATGGGCCACATCTTCCGCGCGGTGGTACCTTATGTCGCCATCAGCCTGCTGCTGCTGGCGGCGGTGTTCTGGCTGCCGGGCATCGCGACGGCGCTGCCGCGGTGGATGGGGTGA
- a CDS encoding DUF2783 domain-containing protein, with the protein MALQLNPNFKEPGNRYFRDFSPGDDFYAALIDAHRDLSDEDSERLNARLILILSNHIGDIAVLREALAAARKDLQETQA; encoded by the coding sequence ATGGCCTTGCAACTGAACCCCAACTTCAAGGAACCGGGCAATCGCTACTTCCGCGACTTCAGCCCCGGCGACGACTTCTACGCCGCGCTGATCGACGCCCACCGCGACCTGAGCGACGAGGACAGCGAGCGCCTGAACGCGCGCCTGATCCTGATTCTTTCCAACCACATCGGCGACATCGCGGTGCTGCGCGAAGCGCTCGCCGCCGCACGCAAGGACCTTCAGGAGACCCAAGCATGA
- the dctP gene encoding TRAP transporter substrate-binding protein DctP: MRLTTIRKAALAVLAMGLAAGAAAQEATLRLVSAFAENGIYVQRLQPWINKFNAEGKGVLQINFIGGPKAIPTFEVGNAVKTGVVDMAMSTGAFYTNVMPESDFLKLTQIPVAEQRKNGAFDAINKVWNEKGNMQYLARMVENQPFHIYTNKKIDKPDLTGLKIRITPVYRDFFQSLNANVITTPPGEVYTALERGVVDGYGWPIGGIFDLNWQEKTKYRVDPGFYDAEVSIIMNLPAYNKLSQAQRAYLQKQLLALEAENGFWTKYAADETARQEKAGIQAIKFDAATSKAFVDKAYEVAWASAAKQSPEVAARFKPLFSPK; the protein is encoded by the coding sequence ATGAGGCTGACAACCATCCGCAAGGCAGCATTGGCAGTGCTGGCCATGGGCCTGGCAGCGGGCGCGGCCGCGCAGGAAGCGACGCTGCGCCTGGTGAGCGCCTTCGCCGAGAACGGCATCTACGTGCAACGCCTGCAGCCCTGGATCAACAAGTTCAACGCCGAAGGCAAGGGTGTGCTGCAGATCAACTTCATCGGCGGGCCCAAGGCGATCCCGACCTTCGAAGTGGGCAACGCCGTCAAGACCGGCGTGGTGGACATGGCGATGAGCACCGGCGCCTTCTACACCAACGTCATGCCCGAGTCCGACTTCCTCAAGCTCACGCAGATCCCGGTGGCGGAGCAGCGCAAGAACGGCGCCTTCGATGCCATCAACAAGGTGTGGAACGAGAAGGGCAACATGCAGTACCTGGCGCGGATGGTGGAGAACCAGCCCTTCCACATCTACACCAACAAGAAGATCGACAAGCCCGACCTCACCGGCCTGAAGATCCGCATCACCCCGGTGTATCGCGACTTCTTCCAGTCGCTCAACGCCAATGTGATCACCACGCCGCCGGGCGAGGTGTACACCGCACTCGAGCGCGGCGTGGTCGACGGCTACGGCTGGCCCATCGGCGGCATCTTCGACTTGAACTGGCAGGAGAAGACCAAGTACCGCGTCGACCCCGGCTTCTACGACGCCGAGGTGTCGATCATCATGAACCTGCCGGCGTACAACAAGCTCTCGCAGGCCCAGCGCGCCTACCTGCAGAAGCAGCTGCTGGCGCTGGAAGCCGAGAACGGTTTCTGGACCAAGTACGCCGCCGACGAGACCGCGCGGCAGGAGAAGGCCGGCATCCAGGCCATCAAGTTCGACGCCGCCACGTCCAAGGCCTTCGTCGACAAGGCCTACGAGGTCGCCTGGGCCAGCGCCGCGAAGCAAAGCCCCGAGGTGGCGGCGCGCTTCAAGCCGCTGTTCTCGCCCAAGTGA
- a CDS encoding aldo/keto reductase, whose amino-acid sequence MNTRKLGPFTVSAMGLGCMNLSHAYGQPPSEQQGEKLLLAALDAGVTLFDTAALYGFGANESLVGRVMKPHRREFTLCSKGGMAGVTGDDGVVRRVIDGRPETIRRNCEDSLRRLQTDVIDLYYLHRWDKKVPIEDSVGAMSRLVEQGKVRTIGLSEVSAATLRKAHAVHPLTAVQTEYSLWTRNPEIAVLDACRELGIAFVAFSPLARGFLCDALQDVGTLDAKDIRRSMPRFEPGHYAENLKLLPRYKALAQEAGCSPAQLALAWLLHKRADIIPIPGTTRLEHLTDNLGAAQVQLDSTLVERLEAHINQRTVHGNRYSAQARAEVDTEEFE is encoded by the coding sequence ATGAACACCCGGAAACTTGGACCCTTCACCGTCTCGGCCATGGGCCTGGGCTGCATGAACCTCAGCCACGCCTATGGCCAGCCGCCCTCGGAGCAGCAGGGCGAGAAACTGCTGCTGGCCGCGCTCGATGCCGGCGTCACGCTGTTCGACACCGCGGCCCTGTATGGCTTCGGCGCCAACGAATCCCTGGTGGGGCGCGTCATGAAGCCGCACCGGCGTGAGTTCACGCTATGCAGCAAGGGCGGCATGGCGGGCGTTACCGGCGACGACGGCGTCGTGCGGCGCGTGATCGACGGCCGGCCCGAGACGATCCGCCGCAACTGCGAGGACAGCCTTCGGCGCCTGCAGACCGATGTGATCGACCTGTACTACCTGCATCGCTGGGACAAGAAGGTGCCGATCGAGGACAGCGTTGGCGCGATGAGCCGGCTGGTGGAGCAGGGCAAGGTGCGCACCATCGGCCTGTCCGAAGTGTCGGCGGCGACCTTGCGCAAGGCGCATGCCGTGCATCCGCTCACGGCGGTGCAGACGGAGTATTCGCTGTGGACGCGCAACCCCGAGATCGCGGTGCTCGACGCCTGCAGGGAACTGGGCATCGCCTTCGTTGCCTTCAGCCCGCTGGCGCGCGGCTTCCTGTGCGACGCGTTGCAGGACGTGGGCACGCTGGACGCCAAGGACATCCGTCGCAGCATGCCGCGCTTCGAGCCGGGTCACTACGCCGAGAACCTGAAGCTGCTGCCTCGCTACAAGGCGCTGGCGCAGGAAGCGGGCTGCAGCCCGGCGCAACTGGCCTTGGCCTGGCTGTTGCACAAGCGTGCGGACATCATCCCGATCCCCGGTACCACCCGCCTGGAACACCTCACGGACAACCTGGGCGCCGCGCAAGTCCAGCTCGACAGCACACTGGTCGAGCGGCTGGAGGCGCACATCAACCAGCGCACCGTCCATGGCAACCGCTACAGCGCGCAAGCGCGTGCCGAGGTCGATACGGAAGAGTTCGAGTGA
- a CDS encoding sialidase family protein, which yields MRVPIFTGECCGWRAGLVACLLAAAASTWADLHWRAPQEVSRGSGERGPWRQNESRYDFVDDPAAAWSPRGELAVAWVDQRRKAVLLQRYSADGKALLSVPVDVSRQPATFSWLPRLAWAPDAAGRLHTLWQEIIFSGGSHGGEILYAASDDGGQSFATPVNLSRSKQGDGKGRINRDVWHNGSLDIVAAPDGGVFAAWTEYDGRLWFTRSRDGGREFSPPLLVAGDPPARPARAPALAVSRSGAVALAWASGDDPAGDIQMALSGDGGHSFEAPRTVAVTPGYSDAPKVAFDGTGMLHVVYAESRGGPFDSSSIRHLRSDNGGRSFGAPREISHPLPPGYAGAAFPALGIDGHGRLVAIWELMRGSPARPYGLAIAIAEDGAHFGAPQLIPGSVDPGGGPNGSTQGLLMSKLAVRADGEIAVVNSAVKVGSHSRVWLLRASLP from the coding sequence ATGCGAGTTCCGATCTTCACGGGCGAGTGCTGTGGCTGGCGTGCCGGTCTTGTGGCCTGCCTGCTGGCGGCCGCCGCCAGCACCTGGGCCGACCTGCATTGGCGGGCCCCCCAAGAGGTCTCGCGCGGCTCCGGCGAGCGCGGCCCCTGGCGGCAGAATGAATCTCGCTACGACTTCGTGGACGATCCTGCCGCGGCCTGGAGCCCGCGGGGGGAACTCGCGGTCGCATGGGTGGACCAGCGCCGCAAGGCCGTGCTGTTGCAGCGCTATTCGGCCGACGGCAAAGCTTTGCTGTCCGTACCCGTTGATGTCTCGCGCCAGCCGGCGACCTTCTCGTGGCTGCCGCGGCTGGCGTGGGCGCCGGACGCTGCCGGCCGGCTCCACACGCTTTGGCAGGAAATCATCTTTTCCGGCGGCTCGCACGGCGGCGAGATCCTGTACGCCGCCTCGGACGACGGCGGCCAGTCCTTCGCGACCCCGGTCAATCTCTCGCGGTCGAAGCAAGGCGACGGCAAGGGCCGCATCAACCGCGATGTGTGGCACAACGGCAGTCTCGACATCGTGGCCGCGCCGGACGGCGGGGTGTTCGCCGCCTGGACCGAGTACGACGGCCGGCTCTGGTTCACGCGCTCTCGCGATGGCGGCCGCGAGTTCTCCCCGCCCCTGCTGGTGGCGGGCGATCCGCCCGCCCGGCCCGCACGCGCGCCGGCTCTCGCCGTCTCACGCTCGGGTGCGGTGGCGCTGGCGTGGGCGAGCGGCGACGACCCGGCCGGGGACATCCAGATGGCCCTTTCGGGCGATGGCGGCCACAGCTTCGAAGCGCCGCGGACGGTGGCGGTCACGCCGGGCTATTCAGACGCCCCGAAGGTGGCCTTCGACGGAACCGGGATGCTGCACGTGGTGTATGCCGAGAGCCGCGGCGGTCCTTTCGATTCATCGTCGATCCGCCACCTGCGCTCCGACAACGGCGGCCGCAGTTTCGGCGCGCCGCGCGAGATCTCCCACCCGCTGCCACCCGGTTACGCGGGCGCCGCCTTCCCTGCGCTCGGCATCGATGGCCACGGACGCCTGGTGGCCATCTGGGAGCTCATGCGGGGCTCGCCAGCACGGCCGTACGGACTCGCAATCGCGATCGCGGAGGACGGTGCGCACTTCGGTGCCCCACAACTGATCCCCGGCAGCGTCGATCCCGGCGGCGGCCCCAACGGCAGCACCCAGGGTCTGCTGATGAGCAAGCTCGCGGTCCGCGCCGACGGCGAGATCGCGGTGGTCAACAGCGCCGTGAAAGTCGGCTCGCACAGTCGGGTCTGGCTGCTGCGTGCCTCGCTGCCTTGA
- a CDS encoding VOC family protein, with amino-acid sequence MSLVRKIHHVAYRCKDAKETVDWYARHLDMKLVLAIAEDQVPSTHEPDPYMHIFLDAGNGNVLAFFELPKSPAMGRDPNTPAWTQHIAFEVGSVEELEVAKVRLEAAGIEVVGITDHTIFKSIYFHDPNGHRLELAANTGTPDMYRKLDEVKWAMVEEWSRTRRAPKHAAWMHEKEFA; translated from the coding sequence ATGAGCCTCGTTCGCAAGATCCACCACGTGGCGTACCGCTGCAAGGATGCCAAGGAAACCGTCGACTGGTATGCCCGGCACCTCGACATGAAACTGGTGCTGGCGATCGCCGAGGACCAGGTGCCCTCCACGCACGAACCTGATCCCTACATGCACATCTTCCTGGACGCGGGCAACGGCAACGTGCTGGCGTTCTTCGAGCTGCCCAAGTCGCCGGCGATGGGGCGCGACCCGAACACCCCCGCCTGGACCCAGCACATCGCGTTCGAGGTGGGCAGCGTCGAGGAACTCGAAGTCGCCAAGGTGCGGCTGGAGGCCGCGGGCATCGAAGTGGTCGGCATCACCGACCACACGATCTTCAAGTCGATCTACTTCCACGACCCGAACGGACACCGCCTCGAACTGGCCGCCAACACCGGCACGCCGGACATGTACCGCAAACTCGACGAGGTCAAGTGGGCGATGGTCGAGGAATGGAGCCGCACGCGCCGCGCGCCCAAGCACGCGGCGTGGATGCACGAGAAGGAATTCGCCTGA
- a CDS encoding indolepyruvate oxidoreductase subunit beta family protein, translating to MNSPRAITVALLAMGGEGGGVLADWLVEMAEHQGYIAQATSVPGVAQRTGATVYYVELFPRAAVPAGAQPVLALYPVPGELDVVIASELMEAGRALQRGLVSSERTTFIVSTHRVYSMTERTAMGDGRVDAGKLLDGARAAAARLLAADFDQVAQQAAGPIAPALFGALAASGALPFERAQFEEAIRRGGVGVQASLQAFAAGYQAALAPAAEPEAPLPAVRLGPRLTPLGERIEREFPPAAHDVLRHAVLRLADYQDLPYAAEYLDLLQPLRGSGEVLAEAARQLALWMTYEDAIRVADLKTRRSRFDRVAREVRLTGAQELQINEFMHPRVEEIADILPAGLGRWLLETRWARGTLGRFTRKGRVVPTSSLRGFLLLYAIAALRPARRRSLRFAVEQARTRAWLAEIQRLAGSQALLALELARSQRLVKGYGDTHARGWRNFQRLLDELPRLERDAAGARRLSELTQAALADESGQALDRMLAST from the coding sequence ATGAATTCACCGCGCGCAATCACCGTCGCATTGCTGGCGATGGGCGGCGAGGGCGGCGGCGTGCTGGCCGACTGGCTGGTCGAGATGGCCGAGCACCAGGGCTACATCGCCCAGGCCACCTCCGTGCCGGGTGTCGCCCAGCGGACCGGCGCGACGGTCTACTACGTCGAGCTGTTCCCGCGGGCGGCCGTACCTGCGGGGGCGCAACCGGTGCTGGCCTTGTATCCGGTGCCGGGCGAGCTGGACGTGGTGATCGCTTCCGAGTTGATGGAGGCGGGGCGGGCGCTGCAGCGCGGGCTGGTGAGCAGCGAGCGCACCACCTTCATCGTCTCCACGCACCGCGTGTATTCCATGACCGAGCGCACGGCCATGGGCGACGGTCGCGTCGATGCCGGCAAGTTGCTGGACGGCGCCCGTGCGGCGGCCGCGCGCCTGCTGGCGGCGGATTTCGACCAGGTCGCACAGCAGGCCGCCGGCCCGATCGCGCCGGCGCTGTTCGGCGCGCTCGCCGCCTCTGGCGCGCTGCCCTTCGAGCGCGCCCAGTTCGAGGAGGCGATTCGCCGCGGCGGCGTCGGCGTCCAGGCCAGCCTGCAGGCCTTCGCCGCCGGCTACCAGGCGGCGCTGGCTCCCGCGGCCGAGCCGGAGGCGCCGCTGCCCGCGGTGCGCCTCGGCCCGCGCCTGACCCCCCTGGGCGAGCGCATCGAACGCGAGTTCCCGCCGGCCGCGCACGACGTGCTTCGTCATGCCGTCCTGCGCCTGGCCGACTACCAGGACCTGCCCTACGCCGCCGAGTACCTTGACCTGCTGCAGCCGCTGCGCGGCAGCGGCGAGGTGCTGGCCGAGGCTGCGCGCCAACTGGCGCTCTGGATGACCTACGAGGACGCGATCCGGGTGGCTGACTTGAAGACGCGGCGCAGTCGTTTCGACCGGGTCGCGCGCGAAGTGCGGCTGACCGGCGCGCAGGAACTGCAGATCAACGAGTTCATGCATCCGCGGGTGGAAGAAATCGCCGACATCCTGCCGGCGGGGCTCGGCCGCTGGCTGTTGGAAACCCGGTGGGCGCGCGGCACGCTGGGCCGGTTCACCCGCAAGGGCCGGGTCGTGCCGACCAGCTCGCTGCGCGGCTTCCTGCTGCTGTACGCCATTGCCGCGCTGCGGCCGGCACGGCGGCGATCACTGCGGTTCGCGGTCGAGCAGGCACGCACCCGCGCCTGGCTGGCCGAAATTCAAAGGCTGGCCGGCAGCCAGGCGCTGCTGGCTTTGGAACTCGCCCGCAGCCAGCGCCTGGTCAAGGGCTACGGCGACACGCATGCGCGCGGCTGGCGCAACTTCCAGCGCCTGCTCGATGAACTGCCCAGGCTGGAACGCGACGCCGCCGGCGCGCGGCGCCTGTCCGAGCTGACGCAGGCGGCGCTGGCCGATGAAAGCGGCCAGGCGCTGGACCGCATGCTCGCGTCTACCTGA